GCCGGTGCCGCGCAGCGGGACGAAGTAGGCGGCGGTGTCGAGGAACGGACCCTCGGCGTGCGCGGCGTCCCGCACGGTCAGCGTCACCAGGCCGGTGGCGAGCGGGGTCAGGATCCGGGCGCCGGGCACGCACTGGGCGAGCCAGGCGCGCGGGACGGTGGGCAGCGCGCAGGTGGCGATGATCCGGTCGTAGGGGGCGCGTTCGGGGACCCCGCGGGCGCCGTCGCCCGTGACCACCGCCGGGTGGTGGCCCGCGGCGGCCAGATGGCACCGGGCCGCCTCGGTGATCTCCGGTTCCAGGTCGACGGTGGTGACGAGGCCGTCGTCGCCGAGCCGGTGGGCGAGCAGGGCCGCGTTGTAGCCGGTGCCCGCGCCGACCTCCAGGACCCGGTCTTCGTCGGCGGGCCGCAGTTCGGCCAGCATCTGGGCCATCAGCGAGGGCTGGCTGCTGGAGGAGACCAGTTCGCCGTCGCGCAGCCGGGTGGCGAGCGGCACGTCCTCGTAGGCGCCGCGCAGCCACCGTTCGCGCGCCGCGGCATCCGGGCTCTGGCCCCAGCGGCGTTCGTGGCCGCCGGGCCCGGCGACGTAGTAGTACGGCACGAACAGGTGCCGCGGCACCCGGGCGAACGCCTCCCGCCACACCGGGTCGGCCGCCCACGCCCCGCTCGCCTCGATCTCGCGCACCAGCCGCGCCCGCGCCTCGGCGGCGAGGCCGTCCCAGTCCTGCTCGTCGGTCCCGACAGCGTGCGCGCCCATGCCTCCACTGTGCTGCGCGGAGCGCCGCGAGGCGAGCACCGGCGCCGGGCCGCGCCCTTCCCCCCGGCCGGGGGTGAACGGGTCCTAGGACGGGGTCCTCCGTCCGGCGGTCTGAGACGATGAACGGGTGAATGAGATTCGGCGCGGCACGCTTCAGGAGCAGACCTTCTACGAGCAGGTCGGTGGGGAGGAGACCTTCCGCCGGCTCGTGCACCGTTTCTACGAGGGGGTCGCGGGCGACCCCGAACTGCGGGCGATGTACCCGGAGGAGGACCTCGGTCCGGCGGAGGAGCGGCTGCGGCTGTTCCTGATGCAGTACTGGGGCGGCCCGACGACGTACGGCGAGCGGCGCGGCCATCCGCGGCTGCGGATGCGGCACGTGCCCTTCACGGTGGACCGCGCGGCGCACGACGCCTGGCTGCGGCACATGCGGACCGCTGTGGACGAGCTGGGCCTGTCCGAGGAGCACGAGCGGACGCTGTGGAACTACCTGACGTACGCGGCCGCCTCCATGATCAACACCCCGGGCTGAGCCGCCCGGCGCGCCCCGGCCCGATCCGCCCCAGTCCGATCCGCCCCGGCCCGAACCACCGGTTCTGAGCCACCGGCTGGCGTGCACGAGTCCGGAACGTCGCTCGGAGTCCCGCATTCCGGTCGTTCGACGCCGATTTCCGGTCACAATCCGATCAAGCTCGGTCTACAAGCGCTTACCCGTGCCCGGTCCCCTCTGACAGCATCGCCGAAAGGTCTGAACAACTACGGGGGAGCCGGGTGGCGGGGTTCACGGGATTCATCCTGTCGCGGGCGCGCGCCCACCGGCTGCTCCTGGCCGCCGCGGTGCTCTCGGTCCTGCTGACGACGGCCGTGCTGGCCACGCTCACCGCCTACTCCGGCGCGATCGGCGACGCCGCGCTGCGCCACTCGCTGCGGGACCCGCGCAACGCGGCCGGCACGACCCTGGTCGTCAAGGCCGACGTACCGCCCGCGCAGCGCGCCGCTGCCGACGCGGCCGTACGGAAGCAGGTCCGCACCGCATTCGACGGCCTGCCGGTGAGCGTGCACGCGCTGGCCCGCTCCGGCCCCTACTCCCTGCCGCGCACGCTCCAGCCGGCCGCGCAGCGCTCCGGCGACCCGGACCTGACGTACTTCGCCGCCCTGGAACCGGCCCAGGTGCGGCTGGTCTCCGGCAGCCTCCCGCGCGCCACCGCGACGGGCGAGCTCCAGGCCGCGCTGCCGCAGGCGGCGGCGCAGCGCCTGGGCCTGAAGCCCGGCGCCCGGCTGACCCTCGGCGACCGTCTGCGCGAGCGCGAGGTCCAGGTGCGGATCACCGGCCTGTACCGGCCCGTGCGGGCCGACGCGCCGTACTGGCAGCTGGACGACCTGGGCGGACGCGGTGTCCGCAAGGTCGACTTCACGACGTACGGGCCGCTGCTGGCCGACGCCGGGCTGCTCGCCGGGGACCGGGTGAGCGCCGGACAGACCGCCTGGCAGGCCGCCGCGGACTTCGGCACCCTGACCACCGGCCGGACCGGCGCGCTGCGCGACGCGGTCGGCGCGGGCGCGGCCGCCCTGAAGAAGACGACCGCCCTGGGCGCCACCCCGACCGTCACCACCACGCTGCCCGACGTCCTCGACCGGATCGACCGCTCCCTGCTGGTGGCCCGCTCGACCCTGCTGATCGCCGCGCTCCAGCTCGCGCTGCTCGCCGGATACGCGCTGCTGCTGGTGGCCCGGCTGCTGAGCAGCGAACGCGCCGGTGAGAGCCGGCTGCTGCGGGCCCGCGGCGGCTCCCGGGCCCGGCTGGCGGGCCTGGCCGCCACGGAGGCGCTGCTGCTGGCCGTGCCGGCCGTGGTGTGCGCGCCGCTGCTCGCCGGGCCGCTGACCCGGCTGCTGGCCGGGCAGGGCGCCCTGGCCCGGATCGGGCTGCATCCGGACGTCCCGGTGACCGGCGGCCCCGGGGTGTGGCTGGTCGCCGCCGCGGTGGCGCTGGGCTGCGCGCTCGCGGTGACGCTGCCCGCCCTGACCTCCTCCCTCGCGCCCGGCCGCCGCGCCCGCGCGCTGCCCGCGCCGCTGCGGTCGGGCGCCGACGTCGGCCTGCTGGCGGTGGCCGGTGTCGCCTACTGGCAGCTGAACCAGCAGTCCTCCGGCGCGGTCGGCGGCGACAGCGCCGGCGGGCTCGGCATCGACCCGCTGCTGGTCACCGCGCCCGCGCTCGCCCTGCTGGCCGGCACGGTGCTGACCCTGCGGCTGCTGCCGCCGGTGGCGCGGCTGGCCGAGCGGCGGGCGGCCGGCGGCCGCGGACTGCCGACCGCGCTGGCCGGCTGGCAGTTCAGCCGCCGCCCCACCCGCGGCGCCGGACCGGTGCTGCTGCTGGTGCTGGCCATCGCGCTGGGCATGCTGGCGATCGGCCAGAACGCCTCCTGGGACCGCTCGCAGGACGACCAGGCCGACTTCCTCGCCGGTGCGCCGGTGCGGGTGATGGGCGCGGGCGAGGGCGGCCTCGGCCGCACCGAGCAGTACGCGGCCGTCCCGCACGTGCGGTCCGCCGCCCCCGCCGTCCGCTCCTCGCTGCCGCTGTCCGGCGACCGGACGGCGACCGCCCTCGCCCTGGACACCACCACCGCCTCCGGCGCGGTGCTGATGCGCCCCGACCTGGCGCCGCAGCCGGTGACGCCGATGCTCGCGCAGCTGGCCCCCAAGGGCGCGGCGGCGGGCGTGCCGGTGCCGCAGGGCACCACCCGGCTGCGCCTGACGACGGCCGTGCGCGGCACCCCGGCCGAGCGTCCGGCGCCCTCGGTCGACCTGGCGGTCACCGTCGAGGACCGGTACGGCGTCCCCTACCGCACGTCCCTGCCCGCGCTGCCCGCCGACGGCCGCGCCCGCCCCCTCGACCTGCGCCTGCCGCCCGGCGCGGGCCCGCTGACGCTGACCGGCCTGGACCTGACCGTGACCCAGCCGGTCGACCGGGCCGCCGAGCACCGTCTGACCGTGTCCCGGATCGAGACCGTCGGCGACGGCGGCACGACACGGGCGCTGACCCTGCCGACGACCTGGACGGCGGTCTCCTCCGGCGGCGACCAGGACTCCTTCCCCGACCACAGGAACGCCCCGGCCGCCGCGAAGGTGACCTCGGCCCGGCCGCTGACGGTCACCTACGGCACCGGATACGTGCCGCGCGAGAACAGCTACGACCTGGACACGGTGAGCGTCCGGCTCCAGGTCGGGCGGCCCGCACGGACGGAGATCGCGGCGGTGGCCACCGACCGCTTCCTGGCCTCCGCGGGCGCCCGCACCGGACAGCGCATGGACGTCACGTTCGCCGGCCGCAACCTGCCGGTGCGGATCGTCCGCGCGGTGCACGAGCTGCCGACCACGTCCGGAGCGGGCCAGAGCGCCGCCCCGGACGCGGCCCACGACGGCGGAGGCATCCTGATGGACCTGCGGTCGGTGAACCGGCTGCTCCAGAGCGGCTACGGCGAGAGCGCCGAGCCCACCGAGTGGTGGCTGAGCACCGACCCCGCGCACACCGGCGACGTCGCCGCCGCCCTGCGCGCCCTGCCCGACGTCGACCCGGCGCAGGTCGTGGTGCGCGCCGAGATCGCCGACCGGCTGCGCGACGACCCGTTCGGCGCCGGACCGGCCGCCGCGTTCACGGCCGCGGCGGTGGTCGCGGCGGCGCTGGCCGCGCTCGGCTTCGCGGTGAGCGCGGCCGGGGCGCTGCGCGAACGGGACGCCGAGTTCGCGGTGCTGCGCGCCCTGGGCGCCCCGCGCCGCCAGCTCGCCCGGATGCTCGCCGCCGAACAGGGCGTGCTGGTGGCCCTCGCGCTGGTGGTCGGCGTGGCCCTGGGCACGGTCCTGACCCGGGCCGTGATCCCGCTGATCGTCCTGACCGGGCAGGCCGCGAAACCGGTGCCGTCGGTGCTGGTCCAGCTGCCGCCCGGCCAGGTGGCGCTGCTGCTCGCCGGTGTCGCCGCCGCACCGCTCGTCGTCACGGCGGTCATGACCCTGCGCCGGGCCGACCCGGCGGTGTCCCTTCGAGACCGCGGAGGTGAGTGAGGTGAACACCCGCACCGTCGCTCCCGCCTGGGTCCGGGTACGGCTGCGCACCGCGCCCGGTGCCGCCGCGGCCCTGGCCCTGCTCGTCGCGCTGACGGCCTGTCTGGCCGCCGCGTTCCCGCGCGCCCTGGACCGCTACGAGGACGCGGGCCTGACCCGCGCCGTCGACCAGGCGACCCCGAAACGCACCGTCCTGACGGTGACGGCGCCGCAGCCCGGCCTCCAGCTGCCCGCCGAGGAGCGCTACCAGGCGCTGCTGCCCCCGGCGCTCGGCCGCCAGTTCGCCCGGGTCACCGGCGCCGTACCGGCCCCGCTGAGCGTCGACGCCGGCCAGTCCGCGTACGGGGTGCAGAACACCGCCGACCTCAGCGTCCCGGACCCGTGGATCCCGCGGCCCAACGGCATCCCCGCGCAGATCCGGCTCGCCGCGCAGAACGGCCTGGCCGCCCACTCCACCGTGCGCGACGGCCGGCTGCCCCGGGCCGACGGCGAGGTGACCGCCGAGACCGCCGAGGTGGAGGCCGCCGTCACCGCCGAGACGGCCGAGAGCCTGCATGTGAAGGTGGGTTCGGTCGTCCACGTGCCCGCCGTGTCCCGGCCGCCGCTGGCCGTCCGCGTCACCGGCATCGTCACGCCCCGCGAACCGAACGGCTCCTACTGGTCGGCCCAGACGCTGCTGCGCACACCCGCCCTGGTGCGGGTCCCCGGCGGCACCGACCCCCTGTACTACTGGCTGGGCGCCCTGCTGCTCCCGCCGGAGGCGGCCCCCGCCCTGCTGGGCACCAACGGCCAGCCGGTCCGCTACTGGCAGATCGCCCCCGACGCCGGCGCCCTGCACGCCTACGACCTGGACCGGCTGAAGTCGGCGGTCGCCACCCTGGAGGCCGGACCGGGCCTCGGGCAGATCCGCGCGGCCACCGACCCGGCAGCGCAGGCGGACACCGACCTCGACGACATCCTCACCGCCTACCGGCGGCTGACCTCCGGCGTCGGCCCGCTGGTCGCGGTCGCCGCGTTCGGCGGTGCCACGGTCGCCCTCGTCGTCCTGCTGATGGCCGGGGGCCTGGCCGCCGACCGCCGCCGCTCCGAACTGGCCCTGCTGCGCGCCCGCGGCGCCTCGCTGCGCGGGCTCACCGGCCGGCTGCTGACGGAGACCGCGGTGGTCGCGGTGCCCGCCGGGGCCGTCGGCCTGGGCGCGGCCCTGCTCGCCGTGGACGAGGGCCGCCGCCTCCCGGCCGTCGCCGCCGCCGTCGCGGTCACGGCCGTCGCCTGCGCCGCGCTGCCGCTGCGCGCGGCGCTGGCCCACCGGGTGGTCCGCGTCCACGCCCCGCGCGAGGACACCATGTCGGTACGCCCCTCCAGGGGCCGTACGGTCGCCGAACTGACGCTGCTGGTCATCGCCGTGGGAGCGGTCATCGCGCTGCGCCGTCGCGGGGTGTCCGGCTCCTCGGACGGCTCGGGCGACCAGCTGGTTTCGCTGGCCCCGGTGCTGATCGGCGTGATCGCCGCGCTGGTGCTGGTGCGGCTCTACCCGCTGCCGCTGCGCCTGCTGATGCGCCCGGCCGCGCGGCTGCGCGGAGCCGTCGGCCATCTGTCGCTGGCCCGCGCGGGCCGTACGTCCGTCTCGGCCGTACTGCCGCTGCTGGCCCTGCTGACCGCGCTCACCACGGCCGCCTTCGGCGGTTCCGTGCTGGCCGGGGTGGCGGACGCCCGTGACCACGCCGCGCTCATCGCGGTCGGCGCCGACGCCCGCGTCGAGGGCACCGGGGTGCTGCCCGCCGCCCTGCCCGACCGCGTCCGCCACGCCCCCGGCGTCCGCGCGGTCACCGAGGCCGCCGTCAACTACCAGGCCAAGGCGGGCACCGGGTTCACCCAGGTGACCCTGGCCGGTGTGGTCCCCGCCGACTACGCGGCCCTGTCCGGCCGTATGGGGCTCGGCGCCTTCTCCCAGGACACGCTGCGGCGGCCGTCCGGCGGCGGGACCCCGCTGCCCGCGCTGGCCTCCCCCTCGGTCGCCCGGACCTACGGCACCCAGCCCTTCCCGGTGCGGCTGGACGACGGCAGCGACGTCACCGTGCGCATCGCCCTGGTCCGGGAGCGGACACCGGCCGTGATCGGCACCAACTTCCTGGTCGTGGACCGCTCCGGCCTCACCCGGCAGGCAGCCCGCACCAGCACTCTGCTGCTGACCGGCGACCACCTCGACGCGGGCGCGCTGCGCCGGGCGGCGGGGGCGTCCGTGGGCGTGGAGCTGCGCTCCGCCGAGCGGGCCCGGTTCGTCGACTCGCCGCTCCAGTCCGGCGCCGAGCGCATCTACACGGCGGCGGTCGCGGCCGGCACCGGCTACGCGGTGCTCGCCCTGCTCCTCGCCCTGCTGCGCTCCGCGCAGGAGCGCGGCGCGATGCTCGCCCGGCTGCGCACCATGGGTCTCACCCGCGCCCAGGGGCGCCGCCTGCTGGTGCTGGAGTCGCTGCCGCAGGCGGTGCTCGCCGCGGCCGGCGGCGCGCTGACCGGCTGGGCGACGATCCGGCTGCTCTCCCCCGGTATCGACCTGACCACGATCGCGCTGCCGACAAGCGTCGGCGCCACCGGCGCGAGCGCGCTGCGCACCGACCCGCTGTCCCTGGCCGTACCCGCCGTCGCGGTCCTGCTGCTGGCGGTGGCGGTCGCCGCCGTGCAGGCCTGGTGGACGGGGCGCAAGAGCTCCGTACGGGAGCTGCGGGCGGGGGAAGCGCGATGAGCGCCACCGGCACGAGGCGCGCGACGAGCGCCACCGGGGCGAGCACCGCCGAGGCGGCCGGCCCGCTCGGGCGGGCCGGCCGCCGAACCAGTCCCTCCGACCGACCCCGCCCCCGCCCCCGCCGCCGTAGCCGCCCCAGCCGCCACAGCCGCCGTGCAGGAGTCTTGCGATGACGACGAACCCCACCCTCGCCGACCTGGCCCGGCGCGCCACCGAGGACCGCACCCGGCCCGCCTACGGCCATGACGCGCTGATCACCTGCGACCGGCTGGTCCGCATCTTCTCCGCCGACGGCGTGGAGGTGCAGGCCCTCCAGGGCCTCGACCTGCTGGTGCGCAAGGGCGAGCTGATGGCGCTCGTCGGCGCGTCCGGCAGCGGCAAGTCCACCCTCATGAACATCCTCGCCGGTCTGGACACGCCCACCGCGGGCGCGGCCCGGGTCGGTGACCACGACCTCCTCGCCATGACGGCCAAGGACCGGCTGCGCTACCGCCGCGAGGTCGTCGGCTTCGTCTGGCAGCAGACCTCCCGCAACCTGCTGCCGTACCTGACCGCCGCGCAGAACGTCGCCCTGCCCATGCAGCTGGCCGGCGCCCGCGGCCTGGCTCGCCGCGCCAAGGCCGAACGCGCGCTGGAACTGCTGGAGCTGCTGGAGGTCGGCGACTGCCGCGACCGGCGCCCGCACCAGATGTCCGGCGGCCAGCAGCAGCGGGTCGCCATCGCGGTGGCCCTCGCCAACAACCCCTCGGTGCTGCTCGCCGACGAGCCCACCGGCGAACTCGACTCGCACACCGGCGAGCAGGTCTTCGCCGCCTTCCGCACCGCCAACGAACGCCTGGGCACCACGATCGTCATCGTCACCCACGACCAGGCGGTGGCCACCGAGGTCCGCCGCACGGTCGCCATCCGCGACGGCCGCACCTCCACGGAGGTGCTGCGCCGCAGCGAGGTGGACGCCGCCACCGGCGACGAGCGGGTGGTCAGCCGCGAGTACGCCATGCTGGACCGGGCCGGCCGGCTCCAGCTGCCCGCCGACTACACCCAGACCCTCGGCATGCGCGACCGCGTCGCGCTGGAACTGGAGGAGGACCACATCGCGGTGTGGCCCGACGACAGCGACAGCGAACGGGCCTGAGCCCGCGCCGCGCCCGGCGGGACCGTCGGCCCGGTGCGCCGGACCGGGCTCAGCGGACGCTGACGCCCAGCGCGCCGAGCCCGGCCCGGCGCACCGCCACCGACCCGAACGGGGTGCGCAGCCGGAGCCAGGCGCCCGAGGAGAACAGCGCGGGCCCGCCCGGCGCGGGCACGGCGGGGGTACCGGCCCCGGCCGAGACGGCGGGCGGCGCGGGTGACGCGGGTGATACGGGTGCGGCCCCGGCTCCGGAGTCAGTGGTCCCCGTGGGCCCGGTGGTCGCGGTCCCGCGCAGGAAGCCCAGGGACTGCGCCGCGTGCACGGCCCGCACCGGCAGGGCGGTCTCGCCGACCGTCCGGGACCAGATCTCCCGCCCGATCCGGTCGAGCTCGGCGCGGGTGCGCCGCTCGGGCACCAGGCTCCCCGTACGGGAGCGGAACTCGGCGACGGCCGCCGACACCAGCGCGCGCAGCGCCTCGGCCGGGGGCAGCCCCGGCTCGCGCCGCCAGCCGCCGCGCGGCGGCAGCACGCCCGCCCACGGCGGCCCGGTCACCGCGGCCGGCACGACGCCCGTCGCGGCCTTCTCGTCGATGGACTCCAGCAGCTCGCCCGCGGAGACGGTCACGTCGAGCGTGGCGTCGAGACCGTCCTCGTAGGGCTTGGCGAGAGCCACCGCGCGCACCGCCAGCACCTCGAACGACGCCGGCCGCCCGAACACCGCGAGCGCCGTCCCGGCCGCCTGGAGGCGGACGGCGGCGGCACGGTCGTAGTGCAGCAGCCGGGAGAGGAAGGCGGCGAGGTCGGCCGCCTCCGTCTCGTCGGCGAGGTGGAGCACCGTCATGCGGCGACGGCCTCCTCCTCGGCCGTCTCGTCCCGGTACTCCCCGAGGAACTCGCGCTCCTCGGCGGTGAGCCGGCGCGGGCGCTGCGCCTCGAAGTCGAACGGCACGATCACCGTCGACGCCCGGACGTAGATCCGGTCGCCGTCCTTGACCTCGTAGCCGAGGGTGAAGGACGCCGCCCGGATCTCGGCCACCCACAGCTCGATGTCCACCGGCTCGTGCCGGTGGACGAGCTGCCGCTTGTAGTCGATCTCATGACGCGCCACCACGGACCCCTGCTGGAAATCCTTGTCCGGGCGGAACAGGAAATCGATGCGCGCCTCCTCCAGGTAGCGGAGGAACACCACGTTGTTGACGTGGCCGTAGGCGTCCATGTCCGCCCAGCGCAGCGGGCAGCGGTATGTGTGGCGCATCTGCTTCGATCAGCCCCGGGTCAGCTTCTTGTGGGTGGCGCGGTGCGGCCGGGCGGCGTCCGGGCCGAGCCGCTCGATCTTGTTCTTCTCGTACGACTCGAAGTTGCCCTCGAACCAGAACCACTTGGAGTCGCCCTCGTAGGCGAGGATGTGCGTGGCCACCCGGTCCAGGAACCAGCGGTCGTGGGAGACGACCACGGCGCAGCCGGGGAACTCCAGCAGCGCGTTCTCCAGGCTGCCGAGGGTCTCGACGTCCAGGTCGTTGGTCGGCTCGTCCAGGAGCAGCAGGTTGCCGCCCTGCTTGAGGGTGAGCGCGAGGTTGAGGCGGTTGCGCTCACCGCCGGAGAGCACACCGGCCGGCTTCTGCTGGTCCGGGCCCTTGAAGCCGAAGGCGGAGACGTACGCCCGGGAGGGCATCTCGACCTGGCCGACGTTGATGTAGTCCAGCTCGTCGGAGACGACGGCCCACAGCGTCTTCTTGGGGTCGATGTGCTCGCGGCTCTGGTCGACGTAGGAGATCTTGACGGTCTCGCCGACCTTGATGCTGCCGGAGTCCGGCTCCTCCAGGCCCTGGATCATCTTGAACAGGGTGGTCTTGCCGGCGCCGTTCGGGCCGATGACACCGACGATGCCGTTGCGCGGGAGGGTGAAGCTGAGATTCTCGATGAGGACCTTGTCGCCGAAGGCCTTGTTCAGCTTGTCGACCTCGACGACCACGCTGCCCAGGCGGGGGCCCGGCGGGATCTGGATCTCCTCGAAGTCCAGCTTGCGCATCTTGTCCGCCTCGGCCGCCATCTCCTCGTAGCGGGCCAGCCGCGCCTTGGACTTGGCCTGGCGCCCCTTGGCGTTCGACCGCACCCACTCCAGCTCTTCCTTGAGGCGCTTCTGCCGCTTGGCGTCCTTCTGCCCCTCGACCCGCAGCCGGGTGGCCTTGGTCTCCAGGTACTTGGAGTAGTTGCCCTCGTAGCCGTGCAGCCGGCCGCGGTCGACCTCGCAGATCCACCCGGCGACGTTGTCCAGGAAGTACCGGTCGTGGGTGACGGCGACGACGGTGCCCTCGTACTTGGCGAGGTGCTGCTCCAGCCAGTTCACCGACTCGGCGTCGAGGTGGTTGGTGGGCTCGTCCAGGAGCAGCAGGTCGGGCGCCTCCAGCAGCAGCTTGCACAGCGCGACGCGGCGCTTCTCGCCACCGGAGAGGTTGGCCACCGGCCAGTCGCCGGGCGGGCAGCCCAGCGCGTCCATGGCCTGCTCCAGCTGGGCGTCGAGGTCCCAGGCATTGGCGTGGTCCAGCTCCTCCTGGAGCTTGCCCATCTCCTCCAGCAGCGCGTCCGAGTAGTCGGTCGCCATCTGCTCGGCGATCTCGTTGAACCGGTCGAGCTTGCCCTTGACCTCGGCGACGCCCTCCTGGACGTTCTCCAGGACCGTCTTGTCCTCGTTCAGAGGCGGCTCCTGGAGCAGGATGCCGACGGTGTAACCGGGCGACAGGTACGCGTCACCGTTGGAGGGCTGCTCGAGCCCCGCCATGATCTTCAGCACGGTCGACTTACCGGCACCGTTCGGGCCGACGACGCCGATCTTGGCACCCGGAAGGAAATTCAGGGTGACGTCGTCGAGGATCACCTTGTCGCCGTGCGCCTTGCGCGCCTTGCGCATGGTGTAAATGAACTCAGCCAAGAGAAACCGTCCGGCAGCTTGAAACTGGCAGTGGGCAGATACACCCCATCTTGCCGTACGGCCACCCCTGCGCGGAAACGCGTCAGGTTGTGGGGCTCTGACCTGGGGGTTCGCCGGTGACGACCGGAGGCTGAGGGCGGCCGGCCCGGTGGACGTCGCCCTGTCCACAGGGGTCCCACGCCGTACCGGCGCCTTCCGGGAGGACAGATGCAATGGTCGACGATCGCCGCGACAGCCGTGGGCACCGTGCTCGGGGTCGTCGCCACCCTCGCCGCCGATCACGTCCGATGGCGACGCGACAGGGCGGAACACGACCGTGAGACGTTGCGCACCGCGTGCACGGAGTACCTGTCGGCCCTTTCCAGAGCCAGGGACGCGTTCTCCCGGACGGCCCCTTCCCCGGACCGTGTCGGCAAGGGACACGTCGCGATCGGCGAACACGGCGTGTACGCGGCACAGCAGCAACTGGAACTGGTGGCCCGCCGGAGGCTCGTCGACAGCGCCGGCCGCACCACCCTCGGCGTCCTCGACTTCCATGACGCGGTGGCCGCGGGACACGCCCCGGACTCACCGGAGTACGTCCACGCCTGGCGAGCAGTCGGCCGGGCCCGTACAGCGCTGATCGAAGAGATGCGGGCCGCCCTCCGCCGGACCTGAGGCTCCCCCCCCGGCCGGTCCTGGGCGGATACGCGGCAGCCCGGGACGCCTGACCGGGGGCCCTGGTGACGGCCAGGACTCGCCGCCCGGCCGGGCTATCGTGCCGCTGTGACCAGCGCAGCGGAGCGTCCCCTCCTCTTCCTCGACGTCGACGGCCCGCTCATCCCCTTCGGATCGCCGAACGCCCCGCCGCAGGCCGCCGCCCCACCCGCCCGGCCCGGGGGGAACCCGCTGCTGGACCGGCTGGACCCCGGCATCGGACCACGCCTCCTGGCCCTGGGCTGCACGCTCGTCTGGGCCACGACATGGACGCAGGACGCGAACGAGACCGTCGCCCCGCTCCTCGGCCTGCCGCGGCTTCCCGTGGTGCAGTGGCCGGCCACCGACCCGGGCGACGGTCCCCGGGGCCTGCACTGGAAGACCCGGGCCCTGGTCGAGTGGGCCGACGGCCGGACGTTCGTCTGGCTCGACGACGAGATCACCGCCATGGACCACACCTGGGTCACCGCACAGCACCCGGGCCAGTCCCTGCTGCATCGCGTTGAC
The sequence above is drawn from the Streptomyces sp. SAT1 genome and encodes:
- a CDS encoding methyltransferase domain-containing protein, whose amino-acid sequence is MGAHAVGTDEQDWDGLAAEARARLVREIEASGAWAADPVWREAFARVPRHLFVPYYYVAGPGGHERRWGQSPDAAARERWLRGAYEDVPLATRLRDGELVSSSSQPSLMAQMLAELRPADEDRVLEVGAGTGYNAALLAHRLGDDGLVTTVDLEPEITEAARCHLAAAGHHPAVVTGDGARGVPERAPYDRIIATCALPTVPRAWLAQCVPGARILTPLATGLVTLTVRDAAHAEGPFLDTAAYFVPLRGTGGGPDAPLPDLRGVPARAREDDDFRFLLALTRGRTGPREAHALWERAGRPPRERYGVTVCDGRAWAWLDDPRGPHRWPLPG
- a CDS encoding FtsX-like permease family protein, encoding MNTRTVAPAWVRVRLRTAPGAAAALALLVALTACLAAAFPRALDRYEDAGLTRAVDQATPKRTVLTVTAPQPGLQLPAEERYQALLPPALGRQFARVTGAVPAPLSVDAGQSAYGVQNTADLSVPDPWIPRPNGIPAQIRLAAQNGLAAHSTVRDGRLPRADGEVTAETAEVEAAVTAETAESLHVKVGSVVHVPAVSRPPLAVRVTGIVTPREPNGSYWSAQTLLRTPALVRVPGGTDPLYYWLGALLLPPEAAPALLGTNGQPVRYWQIAPDAGALHAYDLDRLKSAVATLEAGPGLGQIRAATDPAAQADTDLDDILTAYRRLTSGVGPLVAVAAFGGATVALVVLLMAGGLAADRRRSELALLRARGASLRGLTGRLLTETAVVAVPAGAVGLGAALLAVDEGRRLPAVAAAVAVTAVACAALPLRAALAHRVVRVHAPREDTMSVRPSRGRTVAELTLLVIAVGAVIALRRRGVSGSSDGSGDQLVSLAPVLIGVIAALVLVRLYPLPLRLLMRPAARLRGAVGHLSLARAGRTSVSAVLPLLALLTALTTAAFGGSVLAGVADARDHAALIAVGADARVEGTGVLPAALPDRVRHAPGVRAVTEAAVNYQAKAGTGFTQVTLAGVVPADYAALSGRMGLGAFSQDTLRRPSGGGTPLPALASPSVARTYGTQPFPVRLDDGSDVTVRIALVRERTPAVIGTNFLVVDRSGLTRQAARTSTLLLTGDHLDAGALRRAAGASVGVELRSAERARFVDSPLQSGAERIYTAAVAAGTGYAVLALLLALLRSAQERGAMLARLRTMGLTRAQGRRLLVLESLPQAVLAAAGGALTGWATIRLLSPGIDLTTIALPTSVGATGASALRTDPLSLAVPAVAVLLLAVAVAAVQAWWTGRKSSVRELRAGEAR
- a CDS encoding ABC transporter ATP-binding protein, whose protein sequence is MTTNPTLADLARRATEDRTRPAYGHDALITCDRLVRIFSADGVEVQALQGLDLLVRKGELMALVGASGSGKSTLMNILAGLDTPTAGAARVGDHDLLAMTAKDRLRYRREVVGFVWQQTSRNLLPYLTAAQNVALPMQLAGARGLARRAKAERALELLELLEVGDCRDRRPHQMSGGQQQRVAIAVALANNPSVLLADEPTGELDSHTGEQVFAAFRTANERLGTTIVIVTHDQAVATEVRRTVAIRDGRTSTEVLRRSEVDAATGDERVVSREYAMLDRAGRLQLPADYTQTLGMRDRVALELEEDHIAVWPDDSDSERA
- a CDS encoding acyl-CoA thioesterase, producing MRHTYRCPLRWADMDAYGHVNNVVFLRYLEEARIDFLFRPDKDFQQGSVVARHEIDYKRQLVHRHEPVDIELWVAEIRAASFTLGYEVKDGDRIYVRASTVIVPFDFEAQRPRRLTAEEREFLGEYRDETAEEEAVAA
- a CDS encoding ABC transporter permease, with the protein product MAGFTGFILSRARAHRLLLAAAVLSVLLTTAVLATLTAYSGAIGDAALRHSLRDPRNAAGTTLVVKADVPPAQRAAADAAVRKQVRTAFDGLPVSVHALARSGPYSLPRTLQPAAQRSGDPDLTYFAALEPAQVRLVSGSLPRATATGELQAALPQAAAQRLGLKPGARLTLGDRLREREVQVRITGLYRPVRADAPYWQLDDLGGRGVRKVDFTTYGPLLADAGLLAGDRVSAGQTAWQAAADFGTLTTGRTGALRDAVGAGAAALKKTTALGATPTVTTTLPDVLDRIDRSLLVARSTLLIAALQLALLAGYALLLVARLLSSERAGESRLLRARGGSRARLAGLAATEALLLAVPAVVCAPLLAGPLTRLLAGQGALARIGLHPDVPVTGGPGVWLVAAAVALGCALAVTLPALTSSLAPGRRARALPAPLRSGADVGLLAVAGVAYWQLNQQSSGAVGGDSAGGLGIDPLLVTAPALALLAGTVLTLRLLPPVARLAERRAAGGRGLPTALAGWQFSRRPTRGAGPVLLLVLAIALGMLAIGQNASWDRSQDDQADFLAGAPVRVMGAGEGGLGRTEQYAAVPHVRSAAPAVRSSLPLSGDRTATALALDTTTASGAVLMRPDLAPQPVTPMLAQLAPKGAAAGVPVPQGTTRLRLTTAVRGTPAERPAPSVDLAVTVEDRYGVPYRTSLPALPADGRARPLDLRLPPGAGPLTLTGLDLTVTQPVDRAAEHRLTVSRIETVGDGGTTRALTLPTTWTAVSSGGDQDSFPDHRNAPAAAKVTSARPLTVTYGTGYVPRENSYDLDTVSVRLQVGRPARTEIAAVATDRFLASAGARTGQRMDVTFAGRNLPVRIVRAVHELPTTSGAGQSAAPDAAHDGGGILMDLRSVNRLLQSGYGESAEPTEWWLSTDPAHTGDVAAALRALPDVDPAQVVVRAEIADRLRDDPFGAGPAAAFTAAAVVAAALAALGFAVSAAGALRERDAEFAVLRALGAPRRQLARMLAAEQGVLVALALVVGVALGTVLTRAVIPLIVLTGQAAKPVPSVLVQLPPGQVALLLAGVAAAPLVVTAVMTLRRADPAVSLRDRGGE
- a CDS encoding globin, which gives rise to MNEIRRGTLQEQTFYEQVGGEETFRRLVHRFYEGVAGDPELRAMYPEEDLGPAEERLRLFLMQYWGGPTTYGERRGHPRLRMRHVPFTVDRAAHDAWLRHMRTAVDELGLSEEHERTLWNYLTYAAASMINTPG